One Pseudonocardia abyssalis DNA segment encodes these proteins:
- a CDS encoding SCP2 sterol-binding domain-containing protein → MGVFTDESEVYTYLGGIFELATKKDGLSDKLAGSGVVLRIHYTDPDATITVDMPNKEVETGAGSTKEPNVELFMTADTGNRFWLGKVNLSVAMARGTVRAKGPVPKLLKLIPTAKELFPEYEKMLTEAGRDDLVNA, encoded by the coding sequence ATGGGCGTGTTCACCGACGAGTCCGAGGTCTACACCTACCTCGGCGGCATCTTCGAGCTGGCGACCAAGAAGGACGGGCTGTCCGACAAGCTCGCCGGGTCCGGGGTGGTCCTGCGGATCCACTACACCGATCCCGACGCAACCATCACGGTCGACATGCCGAACAAGGAGGTCGAGACCGGCGCCGGCAGCACCAAGGAGCCCAACGTCGAGCTGTTCATGACCGCCGACACCGGCAACAGGTTCTGGCTCGGCAAGGTCAACCTCTCGGTGGCGATGGCACGCGGCACGGTGCGTGCCAAGGGGCCGGTGCCGAAGCTGCTCAAGCTGATCCCCACGGCCAAGGAGCTCTTCCCGGAGTACGAGAAGATGCTCACCGAAGCCGGCCGTGACGATCTCGTCAACGCCTGA